CATGGACGCCAACTTCGCGGGCTTCGCGGAGGGCCGGGCGCCCGGCACGGTGGTCGTGGTGCCGACGCTGCTCGACCCGTCGCTCGGGCTGCCGGGGGAGCACCTGGTGACCTCGACGGCGCTCGCGCCGTACGACGCGCCCAAACCGTGGGACGAGCTCAAGCCGATCCTCGAGGACCGCTACCTGGACCTCATCGAGAAGCTGTACCCGGGTTTCCGGGCCGGGCTGACGTTCGTCTCCAGCGCCACCCCGCACACCATGGAGCGGTTCACCCTCAACCGCGCCGGCGCGGCCTACGGCTGGGAGAACACCCCCGCGCAGGCCGGTAGCAAGCGGCTGACGTACACCACGCCGATCGAGGGGCTCTACCTGGCCGGCCACTGGGCCCAGGCGGCGAGCGCCCTGCGCGTGATCGTCTCCGGCAACCACGTCGCGCAACAGATCTTGCAGTCCGAGGGCGTGAGCGAGGTCGGGCCGGAGTGGTGACCCGCACCCCAGTGAGCCCGCCGAACCCGCGGAGTGAGGAAGTCAGATGAGCTTGGCGTTTCGTCAGGAAGCACCGGGGCCCAAGGGTTACCCGGTGGTGGGCACCGGGCCGGACCTGGTCCGGGACCTGGTCGGCACCTTCACCGCGGCCTGGCGCGAGCACGGCGACTTGGTGCAGTTCAAGCTGCCGGGCAAGCGCAAGATGTTCCTGATCGTGCACCCCGACCACATCAAGCACGTGCTGGAGGACCGGCAGCCGAACTACCCCAAGGACCCGTTGTCGGTGGGCAAGTTCGAGCCCTTCGTCGGCCAGGGCATGTTCACGTCGAACGGCGAGTTCCACTTCCGCCAGCGGCGGATGGCCCAGCCCGCGTTCAAGGGGTCCCGGATCTCCGCCTTCGGGCCGGCCATGGTGCAGTCCACCGCGGACCTGATCGAGAGCTGGCGGCCACTGGCCGAGCGGCGCGAGACCATCGACATCACTCCGGAGATGATGCGACTCGCGCTGACCATCGTGATGCGAACCCTGTTCAGCACCGACGTAAGCGCGCGAGCGGGCGAGATCGCCCAGGCGGTCCGCACCTGCAACGCGTACACCAACACCAGGTTGCAGCGGTTCGTGGAGCTGCCCGAAGCGTGGCCGTCCAAGGCGCGCAAGGAGTTCCTCGTCGCGCGGGCGCTGCTGGACAAGTTCGTCTACGGCCTGATCGCCGACCGCAGGCGCAGCCGCGAGCAGCACGACGACCTGCTGTCGAGGTTCTTGAACGCCAAGGACGAGGGCAGCGGCGCGGGGATGACCGACAAGCAGTTGCGCGACGAGGTGGTGACGATCTTCCTCGGCGGTTACGAGACCACCGCGCTGTCCCTGGTCTGGGCGTTCTCGCTGACCTCGCGCTACCCGTCGGTGGAGCAGCGGATCAGGGCGGAGGTCGCCGAGGTGTGCGGTGACCGCGAGCCGTTGGCGTCGGACCTGCCGAAGCTGAAGTACCTGCGCCAGGTGTTCGCCGAGGTGCTGCGGCTCTACCCGTCGGTGTGGACGCTCTCGCGCACGCCGCTGGAGGACGACGTCATCGGCGGCTACCACATCCCGAAGGGCTCGCAGGTGTTCATCAGCCCGTACCTGATGCACCGGCACCCCGAGTTCTGGACCAACCCGGAGGGCTTCGACCCGGGCCGGTTCGTCACCAGCGCCACCGGCGGCGCGCCGCTGTACGCCTACATCCCGTTCTCACGGGGACCGCGGCTGTGTCCGGGCTCATCGGTCGCGGTGCTGGAGGCGCCCCTGGTGATCGCCCGGATGTTCCAGGACTACCGGCTGACCCTGGCGCCGGGGCACGTGTGCGAGCCGACCTCCAACGTCTTCCTCTACCCGCGCGGTGGCATGCCGATGCGGATCGAGCGTGCGGACGCGGTGGCGGGTGTGCGATGAGCGGCTTGCGCCCACTGCCGCCGGGGCCGGCGGGTCACCCGGTGCTGGGGTCGGCCATGGGATTCCGGTCGGACCCGATCACCACGTTCCGGAAGGCCTGGCGCGAGTACGGCGACCTGGTCCGGTTCCGCGGCCCGGTGACCGTGTTCCTGGTGGCCAATCCCGAGTACCTCAAGCACATCCTGGTCGACCACGTCGACATGTACCCGCACCCGGACGACTTCAACCGCAAGATCAGCGTCTCGGTCGGCAAGGGCCTGGTCACCTCGGAGGGTGACGTCTGGCGTCAGCAGCGCCGGATGGTCGCGCCGTCGTTCCGCCGGGAGCCGCTCGAACGGTTCGCGAGCGTGATGGCCGACGCGGCCGAACGCATGCTGGACCGCTGGGCGGCGCTGGCGGCGAGGGGCGAGGGGATCGACGCCCGGTCCGAGACCCAGGAACTGACCCTGGAGATCCTGGCCCGCTGCCTGTTCCGGGCGGACTGGTCGGCGCAGGCCGCCGAGATGGGTGACGCGGTCGCGGTCCAGCTGGAACACCTCAACCGCAAGCTGATCGCGGTGGTCGACCTGCCGGAGTCGGTGCCCACGCCGGCCAACCGGCGGTTCGTCAAGGCCAGGGACCTGCTGGACAAGACGGTGTACGCCCTCATCGCGGAACGGCGTGCGACCCAGGTCGACACCGAGGTGCCGGACCTGCTGTCCATGCTGATGGCGGCGGCCGATCCGGAGACCGGCCACCTGATGACCGACCAGCAGCTGCGCGACCAGGTGATGACGCTGTTCGTGGCGGGTCACGAGACCGTCGCGACCACGCTGTCCTGGATCTGCTACCTGATGTCGAAGTACCCGGAGGAGACCGGGCGGGCCAGGGCCGAGGTGTTCGAGGTCATCGGCGACCGCAAACCGACCAAGGACGACCTGCCGCAGCTGAAGTACCTCAAGCTGTTCATCGCCGAGGCGCTGCGGTTGTACC
This is a stretch of genomic DNA from Saccharothrix ecbatanensis. It encodes these proteins:
- a CDS encoding cytochrome P450, with product MSGLRPLPPGPAGHPVLGSAMGFRSDPITTFRKAWREYGDLVRFRGPVTVFLVANPEYLKHILVDHVDMYPHPDDFNRKISVSVGKGLVTSEGDVWRQQRRMVAPSFRREPLERFASVMADAAERMLDRWAALAARGEGIDARSETQELTLEILARCLFRADWSAQAAEMGDAVAVQLEHLNRKLIAVVDLPESVPTPANRRFVKARDLLDKTVYALIAERRATQVDTEVPDLLSMLMAAADPETGHLMTDQQLRDQVMTLFVAGHETVATTLSWICYLMSKYPEETGRARAEVFEVIGDRKPTKDDLPQLKYLKLFIAEALRLYPPLWQVARMPLRDDVIGGYRVPAGSFMLLSTYLTHRHPDYWDNPEGFDPERFDKERSAGRPRFAYVPYVGGPRNCVGLAFANMELTIVTASILQRFHLDLVPGHPIVMQPDISLRAKHGIKMTLRKTTAPSTAARLAIVDDKERENSEYVCEHAHRLGQG
- a CDS encoding cytochrome P450, with product MSLAFRQEAPGPKGYPVVGTGPDLVRDLVGTFTAAWREHGDLVQFKLPGKRKMFLIVHPDHIKHVLEDRQPNYPKDPLSVGKFEPFVGQGMFTSNGEFHFRQRRMAQPAFKGSRISAFGPAMVQSTADLIESWRPLAERRETIDITPEMMRLALTIVMRTLFSTDVSARAGEIAQAVRTCNAYTNTRLQRFVELPEAWPSKARKEFLVARALLDKFVYGLIADRRRSREQHDDLLSRFLNAKDEGSGAGMTDKQLRDEVVTIFLGGYETTALSLVWAFSLTSRYPSVEQRIRAEVAEVCGDREPLASDLPKLKYLRQVFAEVLRLYPSVWTLSRTPLEDDVIGGYHIPKGSQVFISPYLMHRHPEFWTNPEGFDPGRFVTSATGGAPLYAYIPFSRGPRLCPGSSVAVLEAPLVIARMFQDYRLTLAPGHVCEPTSNVFLYPRGGMPMRIERADAVAGVR